In the Pirellulaceae bacterium genome, one interval contains:
- a CDS encoding glycoside hydrolase family 16 protein, whose product MRLPFLKNGSRKIRSIRGLQVESLELRQLLAVDVIANGDFSDDLSQWVNESSLPATVSVEQVGGDSRAILRPAQEATARISQQISVDGGTDYQLTGQIFSEEGAYGYLGVKGFDGKWSDVNVGDRHSGSYTVSFTTATDAQFVTVYAQAYKQQTGLIGVDTLRLLRPVNDPPVNDPVDNAVSNGDFSQDLIGWVDDSSLSASASITEVSGNPQLRLQPTSEGTASISQRVSVEGSTDYRLSGQIFSEEGVYGYFGVKGFDGKWSEVTVGDNVSGEYSLSFTTAADTQFVTLFAQAYKQQIGSVGVDAIYLVPAELAPPTDPPVSDPPVSDPPVLGPDSAGNWVQGGTFTGSIHSAWSTVGSVAVVSGMDGESSLELLPAATESSRAIQIIEGLRPQTLYTFSARVRTEGESVWASFGVDQGTQLPKTNAAQGDQWQEKRFVFYTATDSTEVRLFLEAYQGQTGNVYFDDLRIVEGVLPLPVPSEGGEWPIPPALPVLVSAGDEMVANADFAAGLEQWVSDHAVWQTDDGNTTVTLTATAEESARAVQDIPYALAPNTTYTLTAMASVEGSGATIAVRDRADLNADLQLFSGSDEHVSISFTTGGSYRHVRVVLEQYKGSDGSLSVQNVSLRAQGGEWLDTPQPDQEPTTEILYDDFGDGLDLESWLVVDKAWGGDNGGLVPENVEIKDGLLLLHAHGDDYEGEVVGHNDRTTRVGAGIATRDYYASGRYEVRARIPEVTGAASAFWTFHYVEHFPSEEAYWEEPSRVRNSEIDWEFPTSLQNGSSHDPISFDNARVNSWGGKLGGEGAHHPGRVEVVNDGQFHTYGIDWHSGGDGELPRVIWTIDGDEVYRHEGALFGQDNIPTQASRFWLGIWFPSAGYKEQLEGVYVDRVGWAGDPDFSEATLEIDWVRITPFNEVNDRWEPETWPNGWYALPHEYPGWGLSDKANADEDDLLATDHALADWSADGPLVD is encoded by the coding sequence ATGCGACTTCCCTTTTTGAAAAATGGGTCAAGGAAGATACGATCAATTCGAGGCTTGCAGGTTGAATCGCTTGAGTTGCGGCAGTTACTTGCGGTCGACGTGATCGCGAACGGCGATTTCTCTGACGACTTGTCCCAATGGGTTAACGAAAGTAGTCTGCCAGCCACCGTGTCGGTCGAGCAGGTCGGTGGTGATTCTCGAGCAATTCTGCGACCCGCCCAGGAAGCCACCGCGCGTATTTCCCAGCAGATCTCCGTCGATGGCGGCACCGATTATCAGCTCACCGGCCAGATTTTTTCTGAGGAAGGTGCGTACGGATACCTTGGGGTAAAAGGTTTTGACGGTAAGTGGTCGGATGTGAATGTCGGAGACAGACATTCGGGTTCCTATACGGTTAGCTTTACCACCGCCACCGATGCGCAGTTTGTGACTGTTTATGCCCAGGCCTACAAGCAGCAGACCGGATTGATCGGAGTCGATACGTTACGACTTCTCCGACCTGTTAATGATCCACCTGTTAATGATCCTGTTGACAATGCTGTGAGCAACGGTGATTTTTCACAGGATCTTATCGGTTGGGTTGACGATAGTAGTCTGTCAGCCAGTGCATCGATTACGGAAGTCAGCGGCAATCCACAGCTGCGACTGCAGCCGACTTCCGAAGGCACCGCTTCTATTTCTCAACGGGTTTCTGTCGAAGGATCTACTGATTATCGACTGAGCGGTCAGATCTTCTCCGAAGAGGGTGTCTACGGTTATTTTGGGGTAAAAGGTTTTGATGGTAAGTGGTCTGAAGTGACGGTGGGAGACAATGTTTCAGGCGAGTACAGCCTCAGCTTTACCACCGCCGCCGACACTCAGTTTGTTACCCTTTTCGCCCAGGCGTACAAGCAGCAGATTGGCTCGGTGGGAGTTGATGCGATCTACCTGGTGCCTGCAGAGTTGGCGCCGCCAACCGATCCGCCCGTCAGTGATCCGCCCGTCAGTGATCCGCCCGTATTGGGTCCTGATTCAGCCGGCAATTGGGTGCAAGGAGGAACATTTACGGGTTCTATTCACTCGGCTTGGTCGACAGTTGGCAGCGTGGCAGTTGTCTCCGGCATGGATGGAGAAAGCTCGCTCGAATTACTGCCTGCTGCTACCGAATCGAGTCGTGCGATACAGATCATAGAAGGTTTGCGACCTCAAACGCTCTACACGTTTAGTGCCCGAGTTCGTACGGAGGGTGAAAGCGTTTGGGCATCGTTTGGAGTTGATCAGGGTACGCAGCTTCCAAAAACTAATGCTGCCCAAGGTGATCAGTGGCAGGAAAAGCGGTTTGTCTTTTACACTGCGACCGACAGTACCGAGGTGCGACTCTTCCTGGAGGCCTATCAGGGGCAAACTGGAAATGTTTATTTTGACGATCTACGGATTGTCGAGGGTGTTTTACCGCTGCCTGTCCCGTCGGAAGGCGGTGAATGGCCGATCCCCCCCGCGCTTCCCGTACTGGTGTCGGCGGGTGACGAAATGGTTGCGAACGCCGATTTTGCAGCGGGCCTCGAGCAGTGGGTCAGCGATCATGCCGTCTGGCAGACGGATGATGGAAATACCACTGTGACATTGACGGCCACCGCAGAAGAATCTGCTCGTGCTGTTCAAGATATTCCCTACGCACTCGCACCCAATACAACCTACACGCTCACAGCGATGGCAAGCGTTGAGGGGAGTGGTGCGACGATCGCGGTACGAGACCGGGCGGATTTGAACGCCGACTTACAGCTTTTCTCGGGCAGCGACGAGCATGTTTCGATCTCTTTTACCACGGGCGGTAGCTATCGTCATGTGCGGGTTGTTCTTGAGCAGTACAAAGGATCCGACGGGAGTCTCTCGGTGCAGAATGTTTCGCTGCGGGCTCAGGGAGGGGAGTGGCTCGATACGCCTCAACCCGACCAGGAACCAACCACCGAGATCCTTTACGATGATTTTGGCGACGGACTTGATCTCGAATCATGGTTGGTCGTCGATAAAGCGTGGGGCGGCGATAATGGGGGACTCGTTCCTGAGAATGTCGAGATCAAGGATGGCCTGCTTCTGTTGCATGCTCATGGGGATGATTACGAAGGCGAGGTGGTTGGTCACAATGATCGGACGACTCGCGTCGGGGCAGGGATCGCGACCCGCGATTATTATGCATCCGGTCGTTACGAAGTCCGCGCTCGGATTCCCGAAGTGACGGGTGCCGCTTCCGCGTTTTGGACCTTTCACTACGTCGAACACTTCCCCAGCGAAGAAGCCTATTGGGAGGAGCCGAGTCGTGTCCGTAACTCCGAAATCGATTGGGAGTTTCCCACGTCGCTGCAAAATGGATCATCCCATGATCCGATCAGTTTCGATAACGCCCGGGTCAATAGTTGGGGTGGAAAACTTGGCGGTGAAGGTGCCCATCATCCGGGGCGAGTTGAGGTTGTTAACGATGGTCAATTCCACACTTATGGGATTGATTGGCACAGCGGTGGCGACGGGGAGTTGCCCCGAGTCATTTGGACGATTGACGGCGACGAGGTGTACCGACATGAGGGAGCGCTGTTTGGCCAAGACAATATTCCGACTCAGGCCTCGCGGTTCTGGCTCGGAATCTGGTTTCCCTCCGCGGGATACAAAGAACAGCTCGAAGGGGTGTACGTCGACCGGGTCGGCTGGGCTGGCGACCCCGATTTTTCCGAAGCAACGCTTGAAATTGATTGGGTTCGTATCACACCGTTCAATGAGGTAAACGATCGTTGGGAGCCGGAAACCTGGCCAAACGGTTGGTATGCTTTGCCTCACGAATATCCTGGGTGGGGTCTTTCGGATAAAGCGAATGCTGATGAAGACGATCTGTTGGCAACCGACCATGCGTTGGCTGACTGGTCTGCCGATGGTCCGCTTGTTGATTGA
- the rnpA gene encoding ribonuclease P protein component, which yields MEKSRQVDPSGAVDQTFTPAHRVRHGKHFKRAFARRQSVADDVLIVYGCENQLNVSRLGLSVSRKVGAAPTRNYWKRLIRETFRRVSRDRSPGFDFVVIPRKGATADFTRIHRSLPQLMRRVEKKLRRTQT from the coding sequence ATGGAAAAATCGAGACAAGTCGATCCAAGCGGCGCGGTCGACCAGACCTTTACTCCGGCCCACCGCGTACGGCACGGCAAGCATTTCAAACGTGCTTTCGCTCGCCGACAAAGTGTCGCGGACGACGTGTTGATCGTGTACGGCTGCGAAAATCAACTAAATGTTTCTCGCCTCGGCCTCTCAGTGTCGAGAAAGGTTGGGGCCGCTCCGACCAGAAACTACTGGAAACGTCTAATCCGTGAAACGTTTCGCCGAGTATCTCGCGATCGAAGCCCCGGATTTGACTTCGTTGTCATTCCCCGCAAAGGCGCGACCGCCGACTTCACTCGGATCCATCGTTCGCTACCTCAATTGATGCGACGAGTGGAAAAAAAACTGCGTCGAACCCAGACATGA
- the yidD gene encoding membrane protein insertion efficiency factor YidD codes for MLAIRGYQLAISPLLGQNCRFTPSCSCYFIEAVKKYGAIKGSLRGVGRILRCHPFNRGGYDPP; via the coding sequence ATGCTAGCCATCCGAGGCTATCAGCTAGCTATCAGCCCACTTCTCGGTCAAAACTGCCGCTTCACACCCAGCTGCAGCTGCTACTTCATCGAAGCCGTGAAAAAATATGGTGCGATCAAAGGCAGCTTGCGAGGCGTGGGGCGAATTCTACGTTGCCATCCGTTCAATCGGGGCGGCTACGATCCTCCATAG
- a CDS encoding flagellar basal body P-ring protein FlgI gives MGTMPERTVVSTLLVLLSLTVGCTSPVVRSQTPDTEPIIEERTTTTVGDMAQIWGMRPMMIEGLALTTNLDNTGSDPPANSQRRILVDDMKRRGVDKPNTLLSLPSTSLVIIRAKIPPGLRKGDRLDVEVLTPSRSETESLRNGWLMQSRLQEMAVLGNKIRTGEPLALAAGAVVVDALMEGEGDRVSETRGRILGGALSTKSRELGLILKPDHQSVRASARIGDVVNRRFHTFDRGTKRGVAIPKRDSFVEITVHSRYRNNLVRYFRVIQSIPISESPHKMIERMISLEGDLRNPKEALSTAVKLEALGKEAVPTLLSVLDSDSQIVRFAAAESLAYLDRSEAIPHLKNAAIHEPALRWHAITALGSMVSSDSREALADLMQIESDEARYGAFYAIMDANPRDPVVKGEIIDDTLSIHEIPSDRAPLVHIRKTNRPEIVLFGQDITVTTPVAIFAGKKIMAKSDGSDRFKVSRFELGKNDTVIYCSNNLSDLIRTIVKLDGSYTDVVAAINHAKQNGSLSARVKFDALPKPGREYNLEDESAKEPGERIPADKKDDSLSVGNGLPSGKVHDQSGV, from the coding sequence ATGGGCACGATGCCTGAACGGACAGTAGTCAGCACTCTGTTGGTACTTCTTAGTCTGACGGTCGGGTGTACATCGCCCGTGGTGCGTTCACAGACACCGGATACCGAGCCGATTATCGAAGAAAGAACCACCACGACGGTCGGTGACATGGCACAGATTTGGGGCATGCGTCCCATGATGATCGAGGGCTTGGCCCTGACCACCAACCTAGACAACACCGGCAGCGACCCACCGGCCAACAGCCAACGTCGCATATTGGTCGACGACATGAAGCGACGTGGTGTAGATAAGCCGAACACATTGCTTTCTCTGCCCTCGACATCGCTGGTGATCATTCGCGCAAAGATTCCGCCAGGGCTGCGCAAAGGCGATCGCCTGGACGTCGAAGTACTCACTCCTTCTCGTAGTGAGACGGAGAGTCTCCGCAATGGATGGTTGATGCAATCGCGGCTCCAAGAAATGGCCGTATTGGGAAACAAAATCCGGACCGGAGAGCCACTCGCACTCGCAGCCGGTGCCGTCGTTGTCGACGCCCTGATGGAGGGAGAAGGCGACCGGGTATCGGAAACACGCGGCAGAATATTAGGGGGAGCACTCTCGACAAAGAGTCGCGAATTAGGGCTGATTCTCAAGCCGGACCATCAGAGCGTTCGTGCAAGTGCTCGTATTGGCGACGTGGTCAATCGACGCTTTCACACCTTTGACCGTGGCACGAAGCGAGGAGTCGCCATTCCAAAAAGAGACTCGTTCGTGGAAATCACAGTTCATTCCCGTTATCGCAACAATTTAGTTCGATACTTTCGTGTGATCCAGTCGATTCCGATCAGCGAATCGCCCCACAAGATGATTGAACGCATGATTTCCCTTGAGGGTGATCTCAGAAATCCGAAAGAAGCTCTTTCGACGGCCGTGAAGCTGGAGGCGCTTGGTAAAGAGGCCGTGCCAACGCTGCTCAGCGTCTTAGACTCAGATAGCCAAATCGTACGTTTCGCAGCGGCCGAATCATTGGCCTATTTGGATCGCAGCGAAGCGATTCCTCATCTAAAAAACGCGGCCATCCATGAGCCGGCTTTGCGTTGGCATGCGATTACCGCCCTCGGTTCTATGGTGAGCTCGGATTCCCGCGAGGCGCTCGCCGACCTCATGCAGATCGAAAGCGACGAAGCTCGCTATGGAGCGTTCTACGCCATCATGGACGCCAACCCACGCGATCCGGTGGTGAAGGGTGAGATCATCGACGACACGCTATCAATCCACGAAATCCCATCGGACCGGGCTCCTTTGGTGCATATTCGCAAGACGAATCGTCCGGAGATCGTCTTGTTCGGACAAGATATCACAGTCACCACGCCTGTCGCAATTTTCGCGGGTAAAAAGATCATGGCCAAGTCGGATGGCTCGGATCGCTTCAAAGTGAGCCGTTTTGAATTAGGCAAAAATGACACTGTAATTTACTGCTCGAATAACCTGAGTGATTTGATCCGCACAATTGTCAAACTGGACGGCTCTTACACCGACGTGGTAGCAGCTATTAATCATGCAAAACAAAACGGGAGCTTATCGGCTCGCGTTAAGTTTGATGCACTCCCCAAACCGGGACGCGAGTACAATTTGGAAGATGAGTCGGCCAAAGAACCGGGCGAGCGGATCCCGGCCGACAAAAAAGACGATTCCTTGTCAGTTGGAAACGGTTTACCCTCCGGCAAGGTGCACGATCAGTCGGGTGTGTGA
- the smc gene encoding chromosome segregation protein SMC, whose translation MLKALELCGFKSFADKTRFEFPEGITVVVGPNGSGKSNIVDAIKWVLGEQSAKSLRGKEMADVIFKGSGGASATRRPANTAEATIFFENADRLLPVDTDEVLITRRVYRSGEAEYLINGNPCRLRDVRDLCRGTGVGTDAYSLIEQGKVDTLLQASARERRAIFEEAAGISRFKAKKVETQRRLERVEQNLTRLADIVEEVESRLRNVRNQASKARRYKEYNDRLKQLRTNVGRADWRRFTSQLDELNQRLSETRGQLVELQTILSDDESTQRDLNQQAEQVGTALQTAESSIADVRQRLAHHRSAADHERERLADLEHEIQRYRRQWLAMTTRAGDLGEQVEEIEQHLESAESVDHEIRERLLGHEAELQTTTVELNSRRRELDQQREQHANLLRESGDLGREISGLAAEIHSTQETLERCQQQHKSLTSQLTNAFAELAEKEADENRLDQQERKSREKLSTARQSLQKREQRLSLTQQELIDLQRRHAVASERASVLEDLERRKEGLSPGVKQILLDSQDSLMGPLTTVRGLVADLIRVDVGMAPLIDVALGDLTQFIVVDGSSLAQAIATGEIQPKGRVGLIDLELPHRGEERSLPQLTHRAVLGRADSFIEVGAAFQPLVRQLLGSTWCVETLADAIGFQQEHTALRYVTRAGELLESNGRLLAGPRQSGLGLVSRRSELRSLQQEILQLNQTLQQTEHKLQHLKNEIGEAEQLVETQATAHNQVSAELTEARIQRQAAGNRHKTLASQLETVQSEIVVAQEKLTIAEQRHAGKADQQAKMNERVGQLENKSQQNRQKIQQTESQRQEESSKVTAVKVELAKSEQRLDDLRGQLIRFQEDQKERTRALDEIRSHLHRAQDRHCQASRLILDATSALAELYLADEHWQREISTLHETRAQVQHRRGELERSLRETRERQRQQEQIQHTAELEANQAQLERDGLAQRVQDDYGIELAKIEDLPEESAEEQIEREEVDREIAELRRKISNIGAVNMAALEEIESLEQRHETLAAQYQDLSDAKNSLARIIHKINADSRRLFTESLEIIRTNFQAMFRRVFGGGHADIVLEKDVDILEAGIDIVATPPGKQSLGISLLSGGERALTAVTLLLAIFQYRPSPFCVLDEVDGPLDEANIGRFIDVLREFLEWTKFVVVTHSKKTMTAATTLYGVTMQESGISKRVSVQFEDVTEDGHIRTEALQRQSDPTDPAPPDDGSGDDEQAA comes from the coding sequence ATGCTCAAAGCACTTGAACTCTGCGGCTTTAAAAGTTTCGCGGACAAGACACGTTTTGAGTTTCCCGAGGGAATCACGGTAGTTGTCGGTCCCAATGGATCTGGCAAGTCCAACATCGTAGACGCGATCAAATGGGTGCTCGGTGAACAGAGTGCCAAAAGTCTGCGTGGCAAGGAAATGGCCGACGTAATTTTCAAGGGTTCGGGTGGCGCCTCAGCGACTCGTCGCCCCGCGAATACGGCCGAGGCGACCATCTTTTTTGAAAACGCCGACCGACTACTACCGGTCGATACCGATGAGGTCTTAATTACTCGTCGGGTGTATCGGAGCGGCGAAGCCGAGTATTTGATTAATGGCAACCCGTGTCGCTTGCGGGATGTGCGTGATCTTTGCCGCGGCACGGGCGTTGGCACCGACGCCTACAGCCTGATTGAGCAAGGAAAAGTCGACACCCTCCTGCAAGCTTCCGCTCGAGAGCGTCGGGCGATCTTTGAAGAAGCCGCAGGAATCAGCCGATTCAAGGCGAAGAAAGTTGAAACTCAGCGTCGGCTCGAGCGAGTCGAACAGAATCTGACACGTCTGGCAGACATCGTCGAAGAGGTAGAGAGCCGCTTACGAAACGTGCGGAATCAGGCTTCTAAAGCGCGTCGTTACAAAGAATACAACGACCGACTAAAACAATTGCGGACCAACGTTGGTCGAGCCGACTGGCGGAGATTCACCTCCCAACTTGACGAGTTAAATCAACGGCTCTCGGAAACTCGTGGTCAACTCGTTGAACTGCAGACAATTTTGTCTGACGACGAGTCAACTCAACGGGATTTGAATCAACAGGCGGAACAAGTCGGAACCGCCCTGCAGACCGCCGAGAGTTCGATTGCGGACGTTCGACAACGGTTGGCACATCATCGCTCAGCCGCGGATCACGAGCGAGAGCGTCTTGCTGACCTGGAACACGAGATCCAACGCTATCGACGCCAATGGCTGGCGATGACCACCCGGGCCGGTGACTTGGGTGAGCAAGTCGAGGAAATCGAACAGCATCTAGAATCGGCCGAAAGTGTTGATCACGAGATTCGCGAGCGGCTGCTGGGGCATGAAGCAGAACTGCAAACGACCACGGTTGAATTAAATTCGCGCCGGCGAGAACTGGATCAACAACGTGAACAACACGCAAATCTCTTGCGTGAGAGCGGCGACCTGGGCCGAGAAATCAGCGGTTTAGCTGCCGAAATCCACAGCACTCAAGAAACGCTCGAACGGTGCCAACAGCAGCACAAATCATTAACAAGCCAACTGACCAACGCCTTTGCAGAGCTGGCAGAAAAAGAAGCGGACGAAAATCGACTCGACCAGCAGGAGCGAAAAAGCCGCGAGAAACTCAGCACAGCTCGCCAATCACTGCAGAAACGTGAACAACGACTTTCCCTCACACAGCAAGAATTGATTGACTTACAACGACGTCACGCAGTAGCCAGCGAACGTGCCAGCGTTCTCGAGGATCTTGAGCGGCGGAAGGAAGGTCTGAGCCCTGGGGTGAAGCAGATTCTGCTCGACTCACAAGACAGTCTGATGGGACCGCTTACCACCGTCCGCGGACTAGTCGCTGACTTGATCCGTGTCGACGTCGGAATGGCCCCTCTGATCGACGTCGCGTTGGGAGATCTTACTCAATTCATCGTGGTCGATGGCAGCTCCTTGGCCCAGGCCATTGCAACTGGCGAAATTCAACCCAAAGGCCGTGTTGGATTAATCGACCTGGAATTGCCCCATCGTGGCGAGGAGCGGTCGCTGCCGCAATTGACTCATCGAGCGGTGCTTGGCCGAGCTGATTCATTCATTGAAGTCGGGGCCGCGTTCCAACCGCTGGTTCGTCAATTACTAGGATCAACTTGGTGTGTCGAGACACTCGCCGACGCAATCGGCTTTCAGCAGGAGCACACCGCACTCCGCTACGTGACACGTGCCGGCGAACTTTTAGAAAGTAATGGTCGACTTCTGGCCGGCCCACGACAATCGGGACTCGGACTTGTCTCTCGTCGCAGTGAGTTGCGGTCGCTTCAGCAAGAAATCCTTCAGCTCAATCAAACTCTCCAACAGACAGAACACAAACTCCAACACTTAAAAAATGAGATTGGTGAAGCGGAACAGTTGGTCGAAACCCAAGCAACCGCTCACAATCAAGTGTCGGCCGAATTAACCGAAGCGAGAATTCAGCGTCAAGCAGCCGGCAATCGCCACAAAACACTCGCGAGCCAATTGGAAACCGTTCAAAGCGAGATCGTTGTTGCCCAGGAAAAATTGACGATCGCTGAACAACGTCACGCCGGAAAAGCCGATCAACAGGCCAAAATGAACGAGCGAGTCGGACAACTGGAAAACAAATCTCAGCAAAATCGGCAAAAGATTCAACAAACCGAGAGCCAACGACAGGAAGAATCCTCCAAAGTCACCGCTGTCAAAGTTGAATTGGCAAAGAGCGAACAGCGGCTGGATGATCTGCGCGGACAACTCATTCGCTTTCAGGAAGATCAAAAAGAGCGAACTCGCGCCCTGGATGAGATCCGCTCGCACCTCCATCGAGCCCAAGATCGACATTGCCAAGCTAGCCGCCTGATCCTCGATGCCACCAGCGCTTTGGCAGAACTCTATCTGGCCGACGAACACTGGCAGCGCGAAATATCGACCCTACACGAGACGCGAGCCCAAGTTCAACATCGACGCGGCGAACTGGAGCGAAGCTTGCGGGAGACTCGGGAACGACAACGTCAGCAGGAGCAGATTCAACACACCGCAGAACTCGAAGCCAACCAGGCTCAATTAGAACGCGATGGCTTAGCCCAGCGAGTCCAAGATGATTACGGTATTGAACTCGCGAAGATCGAAGATCTGCCCGAAGAATCAGCCGAGGAGCAGATCGAGCGTGAAGAGGTCGACCGCGAAATCGCTGAACTTCGCCGAAAGATCAGTAACATTGGGGCGGTGAATATGGCCGCACTCGAAGAAATTGAATCTCTGGAACAGCGACACGAAACACTCGCCGCACAATATCAGGATTTGTCTGACGCGAAAAACTCGCTGGCTCGCATCATCCACAAAATCAACGCCGACAGCCGTCGACTATTCACCGAAAGCCTGGAGATCATTCGCACCAATTTCCAAGCGATGTTTCGCCGCGTGTTCGGCGGTGGTCACGCCGATATTGTGCTGGAGAAAGATGTCGACATCCTCGAGGCTGGCATTGATATCGTCGCTACTCCTCCGGGAAAACAATCATTGGGGATCTCGCTGCTAAGCGGGGGTGAGAGAGCATTAACGGCTGTCACCCTCCTGCTGGCAATCTTTCAATACCGCCCCAGCCCCTTCTGTGTACTCGACGAAGTCGATGGCCCACTCGACGAAGCGAACATCGGTCGCTTCATCGACGTACTCAGAGAGTTCCTCGAATGGACCAAGTTTGTGGTGGTGACCCATTCGAAAAAGACCATGACTGCAGCCACGACCCTCTACGGGGTCACCATGCAAGAATCGGGCATCTCAAAACGCGTATCCGTCCAGTTTGAAGATGTCACCGAGGACGGACACATTCGTACCGAAGCACTCCAGCGGCAATCCGATCCGACCGATCCAGCCCCCCCCGATGACGGCAGCGGTGACGACGAGCAAGCCGCTTGA